The genomic segment GCACGCATCGCAGCTTCTACTGCGAGCATGTGTTTGATGAGATTGATGTTTTCCGTATGCTCGGTCAGCAATGTAAAGGCATCATCGCGGTTGAGTGACATGGGAATTTCCTGGTGATAGTTTTACAACAGATGTCCATTTCCACGTGTCCGGCGCTTTACTTCGCGCAGGGTGGCGAGTGACTTTTCGAGCGCATTGGACACAGTTTTGAGGCGTTCATTGGGTGAGGTGCTTTCCAGAAGTGCTTGCTGTTCATCGAGGGATAAGGTGAGGTTTGATGCGAGGATGTATGAAAGTGTACCCAGTTCCAGAGTGGGTATTTGGGGCGATATCCAGCCCGATGAGAGCTTCATGGCTTCGGAATAGAGTTTTTTGGCGCGGTTTCCCAAAGCGATGTCAAAAGCTTCGTCGTCGTCTTCTACGTCTTCCACAAAGCCCGATATATACGGATGGATATCGTATTGCTGGATAACGCGAAAGCGTCGCGTTCCTTCAATTAAGATGTTCATTCGGCCATCGGGAAATCGATTGAGCAGGCCGACAACACGCGCCGCGCATCCGATGTCGTTAAAATCGTCGTCTGTGCCCCATACAAGACCAAATTCGGTGTCGTTGTCAAGGCATTCACCAATCATTTGCTTGTATCGCTCTTCAAAGATATGCAAGGGAACACGCCGGTGTGGTAGCAGCACCATGTCGAGGGGAAAGAGGGGAAGTTCCATTGGATCAGGAGGCGGGTTTTTGATCGCTGTTTAAGAGAATATCGAGCAATTTTTGGGTGGCGATTGACAAACTGCGTCCTTTGCGAAAGAGGATGCCCAATGGACGCTCAAAGTCTTGATCTACAAAGTGCAGATATGATAGGGTTTTGCGAGCGAGTTCTTGCTCAATGGAATTGAGTGGTAAAATAGAGATGCCAATATCGACTTCTACGGCGTGTTTGATGGGGGCTATGTGGTCGAGTTCCATGACGATATCGGGGCGTATTTTGTATTTTTTTAAGAACTGATCAATGGCGCGCCGAGTTGGGGTTTCGGGGGTAAAGAGAACCAGCGGAAATTTGTTGAGTTCTTGTGGTAAGAATGCGTTGCGAGAAGCCAATTCATGATCGGGATGCATGGTCACGACCATCTTATCCTGTGAAAAGGGCATCACATCTACATTGCGTTGGGT from the Gemmatimonadota bacterium genome contains:
- a CDS encoding ATP-dependent protease, with protein sequence MELPLFPLDMVLLPHRRVPLHIFEERYKQMIGECLDNDTEFGLVWGTDDDFNDIGCAARVVGLLNRFPDGRMNILIEGTRRFRVIQQYDIHPYISGFVEDVEDDDEAFDIALGNRAKKLYSEAMKLSSGWISPQIPTLELGTLSYILASNLTLSLDEQQALLESTSPNERLKTVSNALEKSLATLREVKRRTRGNGHLL